One segment of Procambarus clarkii isolate CNS0578487 chromosome 1, FALCON_Pclarkii_2.0, whole genome shotgun sequence DNA contains the following:
- the LOC138359026 gene encoding uncharacterized protein — MLVLHLLVLLVLVLHILALLVLVRLLVLLVFFLLVLVLVLLVLLMLVLVLVLLLKMVMVLLVLVLVLLLVMVLVVLVIVLVQGCAAGSRAGAADAGAVGAAAVAGAASHGAGHGAAGADGGVADAEAACSAGAGAASSGTASAGVAAGAAGAGSAGAGAAAVVLLQGLVLLLLVLLQGLVLLLLVLLVHLLL; from the exons atgctggtgctgcatcttctggtgttgctggtgctggtgctgcatattctggcgctgctggtgctggtgcgccTGCTCGTGCTGCTGGTGTTtttcctgctggtgctggtgctggtactgctggtgctgctgatgttggtgctggtgctggtgctactgctgaagatggtgatggtgctgctggttctggtgcttgtgctactgctggtgatggtgctggtggtgttagtgatAGTGCTGGTGCagggctg TGCTGCTGGTTCtcgtgctggtgctgctgatgctggtgctgttggtgctgctgctgttgctggtgctgctagtcATGGTGCTGGtcatggtgctgctggtgctgatggtggtgttgctgatgcTGAAGCTGCATGCtccgctggtgctggtgctgcatcTTCTGGCACTGCTAGTGCTGGTGTGGCTGCAGGAGCGGCTGGTGCTGgttctgctggtgctggtgctgctgctgtggtgctaCTGCaggggctggtgctgctgctgctggtgctactgcaggggctggtgctgctgctgctggtgctactggtgcaTCTGTTGCTATag
- the LOC138359022 gene encoding NADH-ubiquinone oxidoreductase chain 5: protein MLVLLVLLVLVLLLLVVLVLLDLVLLVLLLLLVLLVLALLMQLVLLLVLVLLVLVLLLLMVIVLVLMLVLLVLVLVLLVLMLKLLVLLLVLVLLVLLMLVQVMLILVLLVLVRLMVLLVLVLMRLLVLLLLVLLVLVLLLVVLMLVLLQGLVLLVLVLLLLQVLVLLVLVLVLLVLVLVWLIMLLVLVLLVELLVLQVLVLLVLVLLVLVLVQGGPAGAGIVRVMQVLSVLALLVQVLVELLVLVLLVLVFVLQLVIVLVLVLVLLVLMLVLMLVLVLLLLVLVLLELVLVLVLVWLIMLLVLVLMLLVLLVELLVLQVLVLLVLVLVLLVLVLVQGGPAVLRLVLLVLVLLLVLLVLVLRVLALVLLVLVLVVVLVLVVLLVLVVLLVLVLVLVLLMVLLVLVLLLVQLMQVLVELLVLVLVLVLVLVVMVLLVLVLVLVLLVLVFVLQLVIVLVFVLQLVIVLVLVLVVLLVLVQVVLVLLLVLLVPLLVLLMLVLLALMLLVLVVLVLVLLVLVLRLVLLMLVLHLQVLLVLVLYILALLVLVRLLVLLVLVRLLVVLLLLVLVLVLLVMELVLVMVLVVLELVLVLVLLVLVMMLVLLLVMVLVVLVMVLVLLLVMMQVVLLVLVLLLVLLVLLVLLVLLLALLVLLLLVLVMLVLSGQALLVQVLVELLVLVLVLVLVLVVMVLLVLVLVLVLLVLVFVLQLVIVLVFVLQLVIVLVLVLVVPLELVLVLLQGGAAGAGIGAGASVAGAGASAGDGAVLVLVLLVLVLVLLKLVLVLVLVLRLVLLVLVLLLVLVLLVLVLRVLVMLLVLLVLVLVLLVLVLLVLVQVVLLVLVLVLVRLFLVLMLLLMMVLVVLVLVLVLLVLVMELVLLLVMVLGLLVLLLVLLLGLLVLGLLVLVLLVLVFVLQLVIVLVLLVLVFVLQLVIVLVLLVLVLVVLVVLVVLVQVVLVLLVPLLVLLMMVLLVLMLLVLVLLMQLVLLLVLVLLVLVLVLAGAADAAAGAGAGAAAFGAPGAGAGAVAGADGAAAGVWLLVYGCC from the exons atgctggtgctgctggtgctgctggtgttggtgctgctgttgctggtggtactAGTGCTGCTGGAcctggtgctactggtgctgctgttgctgcttgtgctgctagtgctggcgctgctaatgcagctggtgctgcttctggtgctggtgctgctggtgctggtgctgttgctactGATGGTGAtagtgctggtgctgatgctggtgctgctggtgttagtgctagtgctgctggtgctgatgcttaagctgcttgtgttgctgctggtgctggtgctactggtgctgctgatgttggtgcAAGTGATGCTTattctggtgctgctggtgctggtacggttgatggtgctgcttgtgctggtgctgatgcggctgctggtgttactgttgctggtgctcctggtgctggtgctattgCTGGTGGTGCTGATGCTAGTGCTGCTGCAGGGgctggtgctgcttgtgctggtgctgctgttgctgcaggtgctagtgctgctggtgctggtgttggtgctgctggtgctggtgctggtgtggctGATAATGCTtctggtgctagtgctgctggtggagCTGCTAGTGCTGCAGGTGctcgtgctgctggtgctggtgctgcttgtgctggtgctggtgcagggtggtcctgctggtgctggaattg tgcgggTGATGCAGGTGCTGTCGGTGCTGGCGCTGCTGGTGCAGgtgctggtggagctgctggtgctggtgctgcttgtgctggtgTTTGTGTTACAGCTGGTgattgtgctggtgctggtgctggtgctgctggtgctgatgctggtgctgatgctg gtgctagtgctgctgctgctggtgttggtgctgctggagctagtgctggtgctggtgctagtgtggCTGAtaatgctgctggtgctggtgctgatgctgcttgtgctgctggtgGAGCTGCTAGTGCTGcaagtgctggtgctgctggtgctggtgctggtgctgcttgtgctggtgctggtgcagggtggtcctgctg tgctgagactggtgctgttggtactggtgctgttactggtgctgctggtgctggtgctgcgggTGCTGGCgctggtgctgcttgtgctggtgctggtggtggtgctggtgctggttgtgctgctggtgctggttgtgctgctggtgctggtgctggtactggtgctgttgatggtgctgctggtgctggtgttgctgctggtgcagctAATGCAGgtgctggtggagctgctggtgctggtactggtgctggtactggtactggtggtgatggtgctgctggtactggtgctggtgctggtgctgcttgtgctggtgTTTGTGTTACAGCTGGTGATTGTGCTGGTGTTTGTGTTACAGCTGGTtattgtgctggtgctggtgctggtggtgctgctggtgctggtgcaggtggtgctggtgctactgttggtgctgctggttccGCTGTTagtgctgctgatgctggtgctgctggcgctgatgctgctggtgctagtggtgctggtgctggtgctgctggtgctggtgttgaggctggtgctgctgatgctggtgctgcatctTCAGGTGCTGCTGGTGCTCGTGCTGTATATTCTGgctctgctggtgctggtgcgcctgctggtgctgctggtgctggtgcgcctgctg gtggtgctgctgttgctagtgcttgtgctggtgctgctggtgatggAGCTGGTGCTGgtaatggtgctggtggtgctggagctggtgctggtgctggtgttgcttgtgCTGGTGATGATGCTAGTGctactgctggtgatggtgctggtggtgctggtgatggtgctagtGCTACTGCTGGTAATGAtgcaggtggtgctgctggtactggtgctgttgctggtgctgctggtgctgctggtcctgctggtgctgctgctggcgctgctggtgctgttgctgctagtgctggtgatgctggtgctgtCGGGGCAGGCGCTGCTGGTGCAGgtgctggtggagctgctggtgctggtactggtgctggtactggtactggtggtgatggtgctgctggtactggtgctggtgctggtgctgcttgtgctggtgTTTGTGTTACAGCTGGTGATTGTGCTGGTGTTTGTGTTACAGCTGGTgattgtgctggtgctggtgctggtggtgccgctggaactggtgctggtgctattgcag ggtggtgctgctggtgctggtattgGTGCTGGTGcttctgttgctggtgctggtgcttctgctggtgatggtgctgtgctggtgctggtgcttctggtgctggtgctggtgttgcttaagctggtgctggtgctggtgctagtgctgaggCTAGTGCTGTTGGTActtgtgctgttgctggtgctggtgctgctggtgctggtgctgcgggtgctggtgatg ctgctagtgctgctggtgctggtgctggtgctgctggtgctggtgctgcttgtgctggtgcaggtggtgcttcTGGTGCTGGTAttggtgctggtgcggctgtttctGGTGCTGATGCTACTGCtaatgatggtgctggtggtgcttgtgctggtgctggtgttgcttgtgCTGGTGATGGAGCTAGTGCTACtgttggtgatggtgctggggttgttggtgctgctgctggtgctgctg CTGGGGCTGCTGGTGCtggggctgctggtgctggtgctgctggtgctggtgtttgtCTTACAGCTGGTGattgtgctggtgctgctggtgctggtgtttgtCTTACAGCTGGTGattgtgctggtgctgctggtgctggtgctggtggtgctggtggtgctggtggtgctggtgcaggtggtgctggtgctgcttgtgccgctgctagtgctgctgatgatgGTGCTGCTTGTGCTGATGCTGCtcgtgctggtgctgctgatgcagctggtgctgcttctggtgctggtgctgctggtgctggtgctggtgct tgctggtgctgctgatgctgctgctggtgctggagctggtgctgctgcttttggtgctcctggtgctggtgctggtgctgttgctggtgctgatggtgctgctgctggtgtatggCTGCTGGTGTATGgctgctgctag